One part of the Deltaproteobacteria bacterium genome encodes these proteins:
- the fliG gene encoding flagellar motor switch protein FliG: protein MIGNNSKLNAAEKAALVLMSLGKKQAAEVMKYLSESEVKKLSRTFIAVQEVDRSLQNEVAREFNNMLQAAERVVVDGREFAQEVITSAFGSEAGDGLLQYITGSKKEPLSVLLHDIPPNIMDTFVQSEHPQTTAFFLTKMHPEQAAELLGKMTEEMQTEVLVRIAQLENVKADVIDDVREVLRTQLRGINLRGEEEVGGPKAAADILNFVDRDNEERILGEVEEMYPDLAEELRNLMFTFEDIKKIDDRGIQTVLKDVPRDQLVLSLKTASAELVDLLLRNISQRAAEMLRDDLQSLGPTKLKDVVKAQQAIVDVVRKLDAEGKITIGGGSDEVLV from the coding sequence ATGATTGGCAATAACAGTAAACTAAACGCTGCAGAAAAAGCCGCGTTGGTGCTAATGAGTCTTGGCAAGAAGCAGGCGGCCGAGGTCATGAAGTATTTAAGTGAAAGCGAGGTAAAAAAACTGAGCCGAACATTTATTGCCGTTCAGGAAGTAGATCGCAGTTTGCAGAACGAGGTTGCAAGGGAATTTAACAACATGTTGCAGGCTGCCGAGCGAGTCGTAGTAGATGGACGAGAGTTTGCCCAAGAAGTAATTACCAGCGCCTTTGGTTCAGAGGCAGGCGATGGATTATTACAGTACATTACTGGCAGCAAGAAAGAGCCACTATCGGTATTGCTGCACGACATTCCGCCTAACATCATGGATACCTTCGTGCAGTCGGAACATCCACAGACTACGGCTTTTTTTCTTACCAAGATGCACCCCGAGCAGGCGGCAGAGTTGTTGGGCAAAATGACGGAGGAGATGCAGACGGAAGTACTAGTGCGGATTGCACAGCTTGAAAACGTGAAAGCAGATGTCATCGACGACGTGCGAGAGGTGTTGCGCACTCAGCTTAGAGGTATAAACCTACGAGGTGAGGAGGAGGTCGGGGGGCCAAAAGCGGCGGCGGATATACTTAACTTCGTCGACCGCGATAACGAGGAGCGCATTTTGGGCGAAGTCGAGGAGATGTATCCGGATCTTGCGGAGGAGTTGCGCAATTTGATGTTTACGTTTGAAGACATCAAAAAGATCGACGATCGAGGTATTCAGACGGTGCTTAAAGATGTACCGCGCGATCAACTGGTGCTTAGCCTTAAGACTGCTAGTGCGGAATTGGTCGATCTGTTGCTGCGCAATATCTCTCAGCGTGCAGCGGAAATGCTGCGAGACGATTTGCAGTCGCTTGGGCCTACTAAGCTTAAGGATGTCGTAAAGGCGCAACAGGCAATAGTTGACGTGGTTCGCAAGCTCGATGCTGAAGGCAAGATTACAATAGGTGGCGGCAGTGACGAGGTGTTGGTCTAG